The Yersinia intermedia genome window below encodes:
- the mtnN gene encoding 5'-methylthioadenosine/S-adenosylhomocysteine nucleosidase, whose translation MKVGIIGAMEQEVTLLRDKIENRQTLTRAGCEIYTGKLNGVDVALLKSGIGKVSAAMGTTLLLEHCQPDVVINTGSAGGLASSLKVGDIVVSNEVRYHDADVTAFGYEPGQMAGCPPAFIADAELIALAESCINQLNLHAVRGLICSGDTFINGSAPLARIRAVFPSVAAVEMEAAAIGHVCYLFKTPFVVVRAISDVADQESHLSFEEFLVVAAQQSTLMIEAMLTTLANRN comes from the coding sequence ATGAAAGTAGGCATTATTGGTGCAATGGAGCAAGAAGTTACCTTGCTGCGTGATAAAATTGAAAATCGCCAAACCTTGACACGTGCAGGCTGCGAAATTTACACCGGTAAACTCAATGGCGTGGATGTCGCATTGCTAAAATCCGGCATTGGTAAAGTCTCTGCGGCCATGGGAACGACGTTGCTATTAGAGCATTGCCAGCCAGACGTGGTGATCAATACCGGCTCTGCGGGTGGTTTAGCCTCCAGTTTGAAAGTGGGTGATATTGTCGTTTCTAACGAAGTTCGCTATCACGATGCTGATGTAACCGCATTCGGCTATGAACCAGGCCAAATGGCTGGTTGCCCTCCCGCTTTCATTGCTGATGCTGAGTTGATTGCACTGGCAGAAAGCTGCATTAATCAATTGAACTTACATGCAGTACGCGGACTGATTTGCAGCGGCGATACCTTTATTAATGGTTCCGCCCCTCTGGCCCGTATCCGCGCGGTCTTCCCGTCGGTGGCAGCAGTGGAGATGGAAGCCGCCGCTATCGGCCATGTTTGCTATCTGTTCAAAACACCTTTCGTTGTGGTACGTGCGATTTCTGATGTGGCGGATCAAGAGTCGCACCTGAGTTTTGAAGAGTTCTTAGTGGTCGCCGCTCAGCAGTCGACGCTTATGATCGAAGCCATGTTAACCACACTGGCTAATCGTAATTAA